One genomic window of Eleginops maclovinus isolate JMC-PN-2008 ecotype Puerto Natales chromosome 12, JC_Emac_rtc_rv5, whole genome shotgun sequence includes the following:
- the bmpr1ba gene encoding bone morphogenetic protein receptor type-1B, which translates to MPVQGERLKRCLSLCFWSPSPLLLLGLFSLHAQAHGNILDSMLLRASSKEALESGKEASGSTAPASSSVRLLWCHCYSHCPEDSANNTCRTDGHCYTMVEEEGGVPVQSAGCLGLAGSEFQCRDTGNALQRRSLECCADQDYCNRNLYPTLPPLKPPLYVDGKIHHMALLVSVTVCSIILAFIIVFCYFRYKRQESRPRYSIGLEQDETYIPSGESLRDLIEQSQSSGSGSGLPLLVQRTIAKQIQMVKQIGKGRYGEVWMGRWRAEKVAVKVFFTTEEASWFRETEIYQTVLMRHENILGFIAADIKGTGSWTQLYLITDYHENGSLYDYLKSTTLDNKAMLRLAYSSVSGLSHLHTEIFGTQGKPAIAHRDLKSKNILVKRNGTCCIADLGLAVKFISDTNEVDIPPNTRVGTKRYMPPEVLDETLNTSHFQSYIMADMYSFGLILWEIARRCVSGGILEEYQLPYHELVSTDPSYEDMREVVCIKRLRPSFPNRWTSDECLRQMGKLMTECWAHNPASRLTALRVKKTLAKMSESQDIKL; encoded by the exons gCAATATACTGGACAGTATGCTGCTAAGAGCATCCAGTAAGGAGGCATTGGAGAGTGGGAAGGAGGCCAGTGGCAGCACAGCTCCTGCTTCTTCCTCCGTGAGACTACTGTGGTGTCACTGTTATTCCCACTGCCCTGAAGACTCAGCCAATAACACATGCAG GACGGATGGCCACTGTTATACcatggtggaggaggagggcgggGTACCGGTCCAGAGTGCAGGTTGTCTTGGACTGGCCGGATCAGAGTTTCAGTGTAGG GACACGGGGAACGCACTTCAAAGGAGATCATTGGAGTGCTGTGCAGACCAAGATTACTGTAATAGAAACTTGTATCCTACACTACCACCACTTAAACCACCTC TCTATGTAGATGGGAAGATCCACCACATGGCCTTGTTGGTCTCAGTCACTGTGTGCAGCATCATACTGGCTTTCATTATAGTCTTCTGCTACTTCAG GTATAAGCGTCAGGAGTCTCGTCCTCGGTACAGTATCGGTCTGGAGCAGGACGAGACCTACATTCCCTCCGGAGAGTCTCTGAGGGACCTGATCGAGCAGTCACAGAGCTCCGGCTCAGGCTCAGGGCTCCCTCTGTTG GTACAGCGAACTATAGCCAAGCAGATCCAGATGGTGAAGCAGATAGGCAAGGGGAGGTATGGAGAGGTGTGGATGGGCAGATGGAGGGCAGAGAAAGTGGCCGTTAAAGTTTTCTTCACCACTGAGGAGGCCAGTTGGTTCAGAGAGACTGAGATTTACCAGACCGTTCTGATGAGACATGAGAACATCCTTG GTTTTATAGCTGCTGACATTAAAGGAACTGGCTCCTGGACCCAACTCTACCTAATCACTGACTACCATGAAAACGGCTCTTTGTATGACTACCTCAAATCAACCACTCTCGACAATAAAGCCATGCTGCGACTGGCCTACTCCTCTGTGTCTGGCCTCAGTCACCTccacactgagatctttggcACCCAGGGCAAACCTGCCATTGCCCACAGGGATCTAAAGAGCAAGAACATACTGGTAAAAAGAAATGGGACCTGCTGTATAGCTGACCTGGGACTGGCAGTCAAGTTTATAag TGACACCAATGAGGTCGACATCCCTCCCAACACCAGAGTGGGCACAAAACGCTACATGCCTCCGGAGGTTCTAGATGAGACTCTGAACACAAGTCACTTTCAGTCATACATCATGGCTGACATGTACAGTTTCGGTCTTATTCTCTGGGAGATCGCGCGGCGTTGTGTCTCAGGAG GGATCCTTGAAGAGTACCAGTTGCCATACCATGAGCTAGTATCTACAGACCCTTCATATGAGGACATGAGAGAGGTGGTCTGCATCAAGAGACTACGACCATCATTTCCTAATCGGTGGACCAGCGATGAG TGTTTGAGACAGATGGGGAAGCTGATGACAGAATGCTGGGCCCACAACCCGGCCTCCCGCCTCACAGCCCTACGGGTAAAAAAGACACTTGCCAAGATGTCAGAATCGCAGGACATCAAGCTGTGA